In one window of Amblyomma americanum isolate KBUSLIRL-KWMA chromosome 9, ASM5285725v1, whole genome shotgun sequence DNA:
- the LOC144105738 gene encoding uncharacterized protein LOC144105738 → MRERRKIKARSGASPDEIYQPKWAHYKSLMFLDSSCSSQPSFSTLHTQEEEEETERQCELWSNESADPEMDFPCSPQNSAEPSQPAQQIGEGTSRPGKKRRRNDEETEQRKVLLTTAVETLQRSQQRLAASDECNTFGSMMAHAVRQIPPGPDRQLAMLNAHQAVVKINLSRHSVPVEMLNVLNMHE, encoded by the exons ATGCGCGAGAGGCGCAAGATCAAGGCCCGCTCCGGCGCAAGCCCGGACGAGATCTACCAGCCAAAGTGGGCTCATTACAAAAGCCTGATGTTCCTGGATAGCTCCTGCTCCTCGCAGCCAAGTTTTTCGACACTCCACACGCAGGAAGAAGAGGAG GAGACTGAACGGCAGTGCGAGCTCTGGAGCAACGAATCCGCAGATCCCGAAATGGATTTTCCTTGTTCGCCACAAAATTCTGCAGAGCCAAGTCAGCCAGCACAGCAGATTGGAGAGGGGACTTCAAGGCCTGGAAAAAAGAGAAGGCGAAATGATGAAGAGACAGAACAAAGGAAAGTTCTGCTGACAACAGCGGTGGAAACTCTGCAGAGGAGTCAGCAACGCCTGGCGGCCAGTGACGAATGCAACACATTTGGCAGCATGATGGCGCATGCTGTCCGCCAAATACCGCCAGGGCCAGACCGTCAATTGGCCATGCTAAATGCCCATCAGGCAGTTGTAAAAATTAATTTATCAAGGCACAGTGTTCCAGTCGAAATGTTAAACGTCCTCAACATGCATGAATAA